A single region of the Phaenicophaeus curvirostris isolate KB17595 chromosome 4, BPBGC_Pcur_1.0, whole genome shotgun sequence genome encodes:
- the GUCY1A1 gene encoding guanylate cyclase soluble subunit alpha-1 yields MFCTKLKDLKITGECPFSLLTQSHITEEHDKDCTETSSRAVLPICKEVHEKDAQGNLPQRKTSRSRVYLHTLTESICKLIFPEFERLNLALQRTLAKHRIKETRKTEDREDFEKLISDHANAAGVSVESLRESLGEELFKICYEEDEHILGVIGGTLKDFLNSFTTLLKQSGHSQEAGKKDRLEDASILCLEKDQDFLNVYYFFPKKITSLILSGIIKAAAHILYETEVEVMLMPPCFHNDCTEFANQPYLLYSIQVKSAKPSLSPCKPQSSLVIPASMFCKTFPFHFMFDKDMSVLQIGNGIRRLLTRREFQAKPNFEEYFEILTPKVSCTFSGIMTMLNMQFTVRVRRWDNTDMKSSMVMDLKGQMIYIFESSAILFLGSPCVDRLEDFTGRGLYLSDIPIHNALRDVVLIGEQARAQDGLKKRLGKLKATLEQAHQALEEEKKKTVDLLFSIFPGEVAQQLWQGQVVQAKKFNNVTMLFSDIVGFTAICSQCSPMQVITMLNELYTRFDYQCGELDVYKVETIGDAYCVAGGLHKESETHAVQIALMALKMMELSDEVVSPHGEPIKMRIGLHSGSVFAGVVGVKMPRYCLFGNNVTLANKFESCSIPRKINVSPTTYRLLKEYPGFVFTPRSREELPPNFPSDVPGICYFLDAYIQGTNSQTWFQKKDLEDSNANFLGEETGID; encoded by the exons ATGTTCTGTACAAAACTGAAAGACTTGAAGATCACAGGGGAATGTCCTTTCTCCTTACTGACTCAAAGTCACATTACTGAGGAACATGACAAGGACTGCACAGAAACCAGCTCTAGAGCAGTTTTGCCCATCTGCAAAGAAGTCCATGAAAAAGATGCTCAAGGAAACCttccacaaaggaaaacaagcagaagTAGAGTGTACCTGCACACATTAACTGAAAGCATCTGCAAACTAATCTTTCCGGAG tttGAAAGACTAAATCTTGCACTTCAGCGAACACTTGCAAAACACAGAATTAAAGAAACCAG AAAAACTGAGGATAGAGAAGATTTTGAAAAACTAATCAGTGATCATGCTAATGCAGCAG GTGTTTCTGTGGAGTCTCTACGGGAATCTCTTGGGGAAGAGCTATTCAAAATATGCTATGAAGAGGATGAACACATATTAGGGGTTATTGGAGGAACCCTTAAAGACTTCTTGAACAGTTTCACTACTTTGCTGAAGCAGAGTGGCCACAgccaagaagcaggaaaaaaggaCAGACTTGAAGATGCCTCCATATTATGCCTGGAGAAAGATCAGGACTTCTTAAATGtgtattatttctttcctaagaAAATCACAAGTCTTATTCTGTCTGGTATTATTAAAGCAGCAGCTCATATTTTGTATGAAACTGAGGTAGAAGTGATGCTCATGCCTCCTTGTTTCCATAATGACTGCACTGAGTTTGCTAATCAGCCTTATTTGCTGTACTCCATACAAGTCAAAAGTGCAAAACCTTCCCTATCTCCATGTAAACCACAGTCTTCACTTGTGATTCCTGCCTCTATGTTCTGTAAGACTTTCccatttcattttatgtttgaCAAGGATATGTCAGTTCTTCAAATTGGAAATGGGATAAGAAGACTTTTGACCAGGAGGGAATTTCAAGCTAAACCCAATTTTGAAGAGTATTTTGAAATTCTTACCCCCAAAGTAAGCTGCACTTTTAGTGGAATAATGACAATGCTAAATATGCAGTTTACTGTACGAGTCAGAAGATGGGATAATACTGATATGAAATCATCCATG GTGATGGATCTTAAAGGCCAAATGATCTATATTTTTGAATCCAGTGCCATCCTATTCTTGGGATCTCCTTGTGTGGATAGACTAGAAGATTTTACGGGACGTGGATTGTACCTCTCAGATATCCCCATTCACAATGCATTGAGAGATGTTGTTCTGATAGGAGAGCAGGCCAGAGCTCAAGATGGACTGAAGAAGAGGTTAGGAAAGTTAAAAGCAACTCTTGAGCAGGCCCACCAAGcacttgaagaagaaaagaagaagaccGTAGATCTTCTGTTTTCAATTTTTCCTGGAGAGGTTGCTCAGCAGCTGTGGCAGGGACAAGTTGTGCAAGCCAAGAAATTTAATAATGTTACAATGCTTTTCTCTGACATTGTTGGATTCACTGCCATCTGTTCCCAATGCTCACCTATGCAGGTTATCACCATGCTTAATGAGCTTTATACTCGCTTTGATTACCAGTGTGGAGAGCTAGATGTCTACAAG GTTGAGACTATTGGAGATGCCTACTGTGTCGCTGGAGGTTTACACAAAGAGAGTGAAACACATGCTGTTCAAATAGCATTGATGGCCCTGAAGATGATGGAGCTGTCAGATGAGGTGGTGTCTCCCCATGGAGAGCCTATCAAG ATGCGCATTGGTCTTCATTCTGGATCTGTCTTTGCTGGAGTTGTCGGGGTTAAAATGCCTCGTTATTGCCTTTTTGGAAATAATGTAACCCTTGCCAATAAGTTTGAATCTTGTAGTATacctagaaaaataaatgtcagcCCAACAACTTACAG GTTGTTAAAGGAATATCCAGGTTTTGTGTTCACACCTCGCTCAAGAGAAGAACTTCCACCAAATTTTCCCAGTGATGTCCCTGGAATTTGCTATTTTCTGGACGCTTATATTCAAGGAACAAACTCACAGACTTGGTTTCAAAAGAAGGATTTGGAAGATAGTAATGCCAATTTTTTGGGTGAGGAAACAGGAATAGACTAA